The Silene latifolia isolate original U9 population chromosome X, ASM4854445v1, whole genome shotgun sequence genome contains the following window.
GGAAAACACCCCCAAAAAAAGTTGCATGATTTGATCAGCATACTGCAAAAGAACAACTCTGGTAGGCTCGGATGAACCGAGCTTCTGAATGATAACTTGTAAGCATCCGCACAAAAGACCTTGTAGTTCTCCCTGTTTACCATCTGGGGAAATATTCTGGGATTCTAATGTTTTGTGAAGCTCCATCATAATAAGAGGAACCAACTGTACCACCAAGGCGGCAGTTTCATCAGTTGAGCACCTAACCACCTCATTCAGTGTTTCGTAAGCAGCCGTCCTCAATCGCGACTCCCCAGCATCTTCCCGGTGACTAACAGTCAGAAGGGACTGAACAATCTCCTGAAAGTAAGGAGTCAATGGTGATGATGGACCCACTTCCTCAAACCCTTGAGCTAGAAAATAGAGGGCTCCACAGGCCTTTTCAGCTACGTTAGGTGTGTCATTCATGGCCTGTAGTAGAACTGTAACAATCTGCTGGCAATTCGCAGGAGTGATGATAGGAGTTTCCACAGTTGCAACGTGCAGAAACTCGAAAATTCGACCAAGAGTCCAGGCTGTCGTATCCTTTACATGGCTGTTTGGATCCTTGGTCAATGCAGTGAGCATGAAGTTCAAAGCCACATTGACAATAGGTGTTAATTTATCAGGTGCAGGGCCTTCCAGAATGGAACCAAAGGCATAGGTAGCTGCCTCTCGCTGTCTCCAATCGAGTTTTGTGATATTCTCTTCAATAAATGGCATCACAAGTGGAACAATATCATCTGCCACTGTTCGTGCAACAAGGCCAAGACAAGTACCCCCCGCCATAGCAATATTCCAAGCTCCCTCATCCTGGTCTTGATCCTCCTCTTGCTTAAGGAGTGTTTCCAACAACATAGGTACAAGAGCAGGTAGAGCCTGttttataaaattaaaacaagGAATATCAGAGTCACCCGAAAAATCACCTCTATATTCGTCAAGAATATCAATCTCCTCATCACAAATTGAGCTCCAGAACTCGACCGCTTGAAGAGCGACCTGCTCTTCATCTTCCTTCACAGCTTTTGCGGTGATGTTAAAAATGTCCTGAATGTAAGGAGCCAGCTTCTCATAATATGTAGACGAAATAGCAACCAAACATTCAAAGGCCGCCTGCCGAATCTTCACATCAGAAGACAATGTTGCCTCACACACAACCCTCATTATATAATCTCGCTCCATATCATTGTTAAAATTAGCCTGAGCAAAACTCAGAGCATTATATAGCGCATGAGTAGCAGCTAGTCTAACTTCAGTGCTTGTCTCATTAGCATTCATTCCTTGAACAACAGCTGTGAGAATTTTATTAACTTGATCCTGCTCTACGGCATCAGGAGAGACCTCCTCACACAAATATCCAAGTGTCTCTAATGTAGCTTGCTTCACATGAGGTGGAAGCTGGGGGATATTTGCCAATAGAGAAGCAATCAATTCGGGCCATTGTTTTTCGGGTAATTCAATGCCTGCAACCTTGGCAATCACCTGTGATGTCGTTGAACGAGCATCGTGCACATGAGAAGTCAAGGTCTTTAACAAGAATGCCTTAATCTGGTTTTTCAGTCCCAAATCTAGTGATAACCACCTCTGTACAAGCTCGAACTTCC
Protein-coding sequences here:
- the LOC141618520 gene encoding importin subunit beta-1-like, translated to MEITQVLLNAQSVDGSVRKHAEETLKQFQDQNLPSFLLSLAGELANEEKPAESRKLAGLILKNALDAKEQHRKFELVQRWLSLDLGLKNQIKAFLLKTLTSHVHDARSTTSQVIAKVAGIELPEKQWPELIASLLANIPQLPPHVKQATLETLGYLCEEVSPDAVEQDQVNKILTAVVQGMNANETSTEVRLAATHALYNALSFAQANFNNDMERDYIMRVVCEATLSSDVKIRQAAFECLVAISSTYYEKLAPYIQDIFNITAKAVKEDEEQVALQAVEFWSSICDEEIDILDEYRGDFSGDSDIPCFNFIKQALPALVPMLLETLLKQEEDQDQDEGAWNIAMAGGTCLGLVARTVADDIVPLVMPFIEENITKLDWRQREAATYAFGSILEGPAPDKLTPIVNVALNFMLTALTKDPNSHVKDTTAWTLGRIFEFLHVATVETPIITPANCQQIVTVLLQAMNDTPNVAEKACGALYFLAQGFEEVGPSSPLTPYFQEIVQSLLTVSHREDAGESRLRTAAYETLNEVVRCSTDETAALVVQLVPLIMMELHKTLESQNISPDGKQGELQGLLCGCLQVIIQKLGSSEPTRVVLLQYADQIMQLFLGVFSCRSATVHEEAMLGIGALAYATGPEFLKYMNEFYKYLEMGLQNFEEYQVCAITVGVVGDLCRALEDKILPYCDGIMTQLLKDLSSNLLHRSVKPPIFSCFGDIALAIGENFDKYLLYAMPMLQSAAELSAHTAGADDEMLDYSNILRNGILEAYSGILQGFKNTAKTQLLLPHTGHILSFIDNIYQEKDMDDAVMKTAIGLLGDLADTLPTSSIFQQFPSCRKFLSECLSSEDDSIKQSAEWAKFAISRVVPM